The DNA sequence GAGCGCGTCTGGCCGCCGCGGCCGTAGACGGTGAGCGGGTGGCCGAGCGCGGCCTGCACGCAGAAGCGGTTGAGCACGGTTCCGAAGATGTGGTCGTAGTCGTAGCGGTTGGCGAGCGCGGGCGAGAGCGCGGTCTGCTCCGTGGTCGTCCCGTAGACGACGCCCTGGTTCAAGTCGGTCGCGCGCAGTCCCCAGATGCGGCAGGCGAAGTAGATCTGGTCGCTGTCGCTGACCTTCGTCAGATGGTAGAACGAGCCGGGCTGCTTCGGATACGGCAGCGTGTCGGTGCGGCCGTTGTGCTCGATCGTGATGAAGCCTTCTTCGACGTCGATGTTCGGCGTGCCGTACTCGCCCATCGTCCCGAGCTTCACCAAGTGCGCCGCCGGGGCGTGCTCGTGCAGCGCCCACAGCACGTTCATGTTTCCGACCGTGTTGTTGATCTGCGTGCGCACCGCGTGCTCGCGGTCGATCATCGAGAACGGCGCGCTGCGCTGCTGCCCGAAGTGGACCACGGCGTCCGGCTTCGCGTCGCGCACGGCACGGCACAGCGCGGCGTAGTCGGTGACGTCGGTCTGCTCGAAGCGGATCGTGCGGCCCGTTGCGCGCGACCACTCGTCGAGCCGGCGGCGGGTCGAGGCGATCGGAACGAGCGAGTCGAGGCCGTGCTCGCGGTCCCACGCCCGGCGGACGAGGCTGTCGACGATCGTGACGTCGTGCCCGCGGCTGGAGAGGTAGAGCGAGGTCGCCCACCCGCAGTAGCCGTCGCCGCCGATAACCAGGACCTTCATGCCGGAACCCCTCCGTGGAAGAGATCGAGTAGCCGCTCGACGTGGCCGCCGAGGCGATATGTTTCCGCGCGCGCGCGCGCCGTCGCGGACAGATTTTTCCACGCCCGCTCGTCGAGCACCGTTCGAATCGCCGCGGCCAGCGCACTTTCATCGCCTCGCCGCACGGCGATCCCTGCCCCGGCGATCCAGTCGCCGATCCCGCCGACGTCGTACGCGACCGCCGGCCGCCCGCGCGCCTGCGCCTCGATCCCGACCAGCCCGAACGGCTCCGGCCACAGCGACGGGACCGCGATCGCGTCGGCGGCGTCGATCGCCGCGCGCAGCTGCGCCGCGGACAGGTGTCCGCGCCATTCCACCTCGACGCCGTCGCGCGCCGCTTGCGCGCGCGCCGCGCGCTCTTCGTCCTCGCCCGCGCCGGCGACGACCAGCCGCGGCCGTTCGGCGAGCGGAATCTGCGCCAGCGCGCGCAGCAGCGAGCGCAAGCCTTTGCGCGCGGTGAGGC is a window from the Candidatus Eremiobacterota bacterium genome containing:
- a CDS encoding NAD-dependent epimerase/dehydratase family protein, translated to MKVLVIGGDGYCGWATSLYLSSRGHDVTIVDSLVRRAWDREHGLDSLVPIASTRRRLDEWSRATGRTIRFEQTDVTDYAALCRAVRDAKPDAVVHFGQQRSAPFSMIDREHAVRTQINNTVGNMNVLWALHEHAPAAHLVKLGTMGEYGTPNIDVEEGFITIEHNGRTDTLPYPKQPGSFYHLTKVSDSDQIYFACRIWGLRATDLNQGVVYGTTTEQTALSPALANRYDYDHIFGTVLNRFCVQAALGHPLTVYGRGGQTRSFLDIRDTVRCVEIALEHPAREGEYRVFNQFTEMFSVEELAERVARVARERGLACEIAHVANPRVERESHYYNCVNTNLRSLGLEPTLLSDDTIAGLIALAGQHKERVDLRLIPPCVEWRPAETSTGADAVA